TTTTATTTAGGTACAACCATTTAAACCGAAAACTCCAGTTGTAGATACAACAGGTGCTGGTGATTCTTTAGTAGCTGGTTTTTTAGCAGGTGTTTTAGCTGGCTGGGAACCAAAAGATTGTTTGGAATATGGTTGCAAAGTAGCATCCTTTATGGTAACAAGACTTGGAGTCATATTACCAACAAATGTTCCACCAGATTTATTACAATAATGTTAATGACTTAATATTTAGATATAGTTTGTTATTATCTGTTACTTATTTGCCTCGTGTAAAATTCTATGAGTAATTTTTACTcagagttttattaaaaaaaagaaaaacttattgtgataatagaaatgtatttatGTTTATATATAGTTATATGATAGTTTTATGTCAATGTTGCAGAGAAATTTTTAGTTTATTTGACGTTATATAAATGTTCTATTTGTGAAATCTATTAGTGATTACTGTTTTTCTGATATAAATGATGTTATGTATTTATCTTATAGAATTTATATATTAGTAAATGGACATAAGTAACATGGTGCTAATGAAGttctgttttcaaaattttttaattattcagttaTTCAGTTATTCAATGAAGCTTTAATAAAATAGGAAAAATGTTTGAATATTCTACTTTATTATATGTGTAGATCAGTTCAGTTTTAACCTTAGAAAGATATGGATCTTGATGTTAAGTTATctgttatcaatttttaaattgatgaaTAAAAGATGTTATGCATATAAGATTAACAATGTTggtatataaaaattgtacaaatgTATTTTTGAATATAGAATACATATTACTttggaaattatttcattttgattttacTATCTCTAATGTACTTATctataaatttgtaaataaattagtacaatttctttcatattttaaagATTAAATACAAATTCCTATTATTCATTCACTGAGAGACCATAACTGTCATACGACgaattataatttgtaaatgGTTATTATAGTATAGTAAATACTACATAATAATATAGCGTTATAATAACCATTgccatatttcatatttataaataaatttttaataatatttaagtaaATTTATGAACATTTGAAACACGTAATATGAGCATGCTCTTACCTTACTACTGTAAGCAAAGAAGAGAGGGCAGTTTGTTTTTTACGCGTAAGAAACTTGATTGAAACTAAAAACTTCAACAATGTCTATGGTAAGAATTGAAGTGATTTATATTTACATGGATTTTACATTAACATTTGTTTTTGCTATAACACTAATgaagataataattattaaaagtatcATTTGACACATTTTCTAACCCTAGTTCCTGATTGGAATAATATTAATACAGATATTTTAATTGtacaagatttagaaaaattagaatgattagaaagattaaaaaatgtatcaataggttacaaatataatttataatatatattatttaggaagttttaatattataaagagaaacttctgaaatttttaatgcTAACTGATAGGAATTTGTACATTTTGTATTTCtactttaatttatttatttttagcgTCCAGATGATCatagaagaaaatggaacagaGAAGAGTACGAAAGAATAGCACTTCAGCGTCTCCAGGATGAAATTGCTGAAGAAGAATTGGGCATTCCCAAACAACCAGCCGTAAAAAGGGAATTGCTCAAACAACGAGATTATAAAGTTGACCTTGAATCTAAATTAGGGAAAAGTgttgttattaataaaaacaCACCATCTTCTCAGACTGGAGGGTAAAGATAAATTTAAAACTCTTTAAGCGAAATGATatgaacataaaaattataatatacaattattatGTTTGCAGATACTATTGTAATGTTTGCGATTGTGTTGTGAAGgattcaattaatttcttagACCACATCAATGGAACAAAACGTAATCAATTATGCTTAGAGTTATAAGCAATATTTTAATGATGTTAAATTGTTATATTGTATTTTTAGATCAGCGTAATTTGGGCATGTCAATGAAGATCGAAAGATCTACATTGGAGCAAGTTAAAGCCCGTTTTGcaatgaataaaaagaaactggaagaaaaaaagaaagattatgATTTAGAGCAAAGAGTAAAAGAATTGAAGGAAGaggtttgttttgttttttgcaTGTAGCTTTTTATAAACATGTTCAATTAGTTAACAGGATTATTCGTGTTATTTAtaggaagaaaaaattaaagaatacagaaaagagaagagaaaagataaaaaaagaaaaattgaagaaatcagTGATGACAATGGTGGACCTTCTGATGAAATGGCAGCAATaatgggtttctcaggttttgGTTCTAAAAAGAAGTGACAGTGAAATATTATCGGATTATCTATAAAACAATGCCTTTTGAAACTTTACTCTTAGAGAAGATTGCAGTGTTAGGTATTCGTTTTTTTGCAGAACGTTTCATTTGACAATTAACATTGAACATTACAAGATCAGGGATAAATAAGACTGATCTTAATAGAAACATTgatcttttatataaatatttatgtttataacacgttcaataatttaatttattccctTTTTCTTGTATGGTCAATGTTTTGAAAGTACGGATACTTTTTGTATTTGTATTCGATACGataaataatacttttttaaatatcatgaaagTATAttgatttagaaaataataaagacaGAGCTATTATGAAAGTTATGGGAAGTAGCTTTGGCCTGATCAATCACTTATTGTTAATCTAATTTAGAGTAATCGCAACGCTACAAATCAAGCTTTCAAAAATATATCTATTTACAGTTTTTCTGGACCACTGatgtaagaaatattatttaaacgatGTTTCCTGACTTGTCAATAAAAAAGTGTAAGATTTTATAACTCAAATGCGTTATTATTAACACTTATTAAATGTTTTCTGTAGCTGTATCATGATCATTTGTAGGACTTTCTCTCTTGTAGTTTTAATCTCTCGCTCTTTAACTCGGCTCCGAGAAGAAGGAGGAGAAAATAAATCCAGAGGAGGGTTCTGCGAGACGTAGCTCACACTCACAGGAGCGCGTCCTTTGCATGTATACGTgcactctctctttctttctttctgatGTTGAGGAGAGAATGTATCGAGGAAGATCGAAACAACCAAGCGTGTATACGCTTTTCCTACCCAGAACTTAAGTTCTGGGAGTTAACTCGGTTCATCGTTGGAATCGTAGTCCAGTATAGTCGTGGCCACGAAGAGTCCACGAGTGCCGCCATTTTTCCGAAGGTCAACCATCTATATTAGTTAGGGAATCGGAAGTATTAACTTTAGAGGTCGTTCCTCCGTGAACCAGTTTGCACGTGATTTCTGCTTTTATACCGAGAGTGCACGTGCGTCAAGTGATGTGCATCGATTTGACGTTTCAATATTctataccttttctttttttttttcattacaaaTTTATCATTTACTGCTAGAGTATTGTAAAGTTTATAACGAAAGGAACGGGGGGATTAAAGAGAATCAAAGATTGATAACTTAAGAATTCATGCATGTTTTAAACGAAGAAAAGTTTGAAGGAAAATGTGACGTTTTAAGATATCTCGTCAGAATGTCAGAAATTAAGATATCCTGACAGAATCCGTTGTGGTAGAAACTTTTGATGGACATCGAAATAACTTAACGTATGCCTTCAACGGGGGTGTTCAGTGAACTTGTGATTTAAGGAAAACAATCAGTTTAACGATGTCACGAAATCTTCAACCTATTCAGGAATGTAATTCTGGAAAATCAAGTAAGTAGAAGATTATCAAGGtgttaaatttgcaaataataataatattgtcatcTTCTACCGAATAAACATTGTCTACCGAGTATAATTCAACGAATCACGTGAATTTCTTTACGCATGTTGCACGCGTTCGGCAGAGCACGGTTTCTTGTTCTGAAACGACTCGGtactttcccttttcttttccacGGAAGTGAAAATAATCGGGCTAGAGTGAATTCTATCCATTATACTTTAAACTCTAAACTTTTAACtcttgttttcaaaatttctgctTACTCGCGCGCGATCGATCGCCTCTATCAAATAAATCTACCGAAACGATCTACCGCTGATCACCGCGTTCAATTTCTTGTTTATTTCAACATTAAACTAACCGATAAATTGATATTAGATATTCTATTAAGATAGAAAGGAGACGAAATAGAAAGtttacatttataatattatatgtataatgctACTATTTATATGTAATACGCACTGCTGGAGATTTCAATGCTGGGAT
This region of Osmia lignaria lignaria isolate PbOS001 chromosome 10, iyOsmLign1, whole genome shotgun sequence genomic DNA includes:
- the LOC117611278 gene encoding zinc finger matrin-type protein 2, with protein sequence MSMRPDDHRRKWNREEYERIALQRLQDEIAEEELGIPKQPAVKRELLKQRDYKVDLESKLGKSVVINKNTPSSQTGGYYCNVCDCVVKDSINFLDHINGTKHQRNLGMSMKIERSTLEQVKARFAMNKKKLEEKKKDYDLEQRVKELKEEEEKIKEYRKEKRKDKKRKIEEISDDNGGPSDEMAAIMGFSGFGSKKK